One Halostagnicola kamekurae DNA segment encodes these proteins:
- a CDS encoding bactofilin family protein — MSPDTTAASKPNASNRSSAGQLARVAVLVAVLVLVVGSGPGLVAAQSVDGPDGFDGTVTVEEGETVDSVEAFAGNVIVDGTVTGDVSALAGNVYVNGEVEGDVSVASGNLEINGTVGDDVSAAAGNVRLAENGSVGGDFQAGGGTVVIDGAIDGDARIGADTIELGETASISGDLEYSGDLQGETGVVEGEVTEDSSIGVGPDTGLEPIVTWVFALYTLALNLLLGVALLLLFPRFSSGVADRVANAPVRAGLVGLAVLIVVPIALIALAITVVGIPLSIIGGFVFALFVWIGIVYGRFAVAAWLLSLVGLDNRWLALVVGLVGGALLARVPIVGGIVNFLIFLLGLGALAMTLYGGRRRSRESRARTGTGESTAD; from the coding sequence ATGTCACCTGATACCACAGCAGCGTCGAAACCCAACGCGTCGAACCGGTCGTCGGCCGGTCAGCTCGCTCGAGTCGCCGTGCTCGTAGCGGTCCTCGTGCTCGTCGTCGGCAGCGGGCCGGGGCTGGTCGCCGCCCAGTCGGTCGACGGCCCCGACGGGTTCGACGGCACGGTCACCGTCGAGGAGGGAGAAACCGTCGACAGCGTCGAGGCGTTCGCGGGCAACGTCATCGTCGACGGCACCGTCACCGGCGACGTGAGCGCGCTCGCCGGAAACGTCTACGTCAACGGCGAGGTCGAAGGGGACGTTTCCGTCGCCTCGGGCAACCTCGAGATCAACGGGACCGTCGGCGACGACGTGAGCGCGGCCGCGGGGAACGTCCGCCTCGCCGAGAACGGGTCGGTCGGCGGCGACTTTCAGGCTGGCGGGGGAACCGTCGTGATCGACGGAGCGATAGACGGCGACGCGCGGATCGGCGCGGACACGATCGAACTCGGCGAGACGGCGTCCATCTCGGGCGACCTCGAGTACAGCGGGGACCTGCAGGGCGAGACGGGAGTCGTCGAGGGCGAGGTCACCGAGGACTCGTCCATCGGCGTCGGACCCGATACGGGGCTCGAGCCGATCGTGACGTGGGTGTTCGCGCTGTACACGCTGGCGCTGAACCTACTCCTCGGAGTGGCGTTGCTCTTGCTCTTCCCGCGGTTTTCGAGCGGCGTCGCCGACCGGGTCGCGAACGCGCCGGTGCGGGCGGGGCTGGTCGGGCTGGCGGTGCTCATCGTCGTCCCCATCGCGCTGATCGCCCTCGCGATCACGGTGGTGGGAATCCCGCTCTCGATAATCGGCGGATTCGTTTTCGCGCTGTTCGTCTGGATCGGAATCGTCTACGGGCGGTTCGCCGTGGCCGCCTGGCTCCTGTCGCTGGTGGGACTCGACAACCGGTGGCTCGCGCTCGTCGTGGGACTGGTCGGCGGCGCGTTGCTCGCGCGAGTTCCGATCGTCGGCGGAATCGTGAACTTCCTGATCTTCCTGCTCGGTCTCGGCGCGCTCGCGATGACCCTCTACGGAGGACGGCGACGAAGCCGCGAGTCCCGGGCGCGAACGGGAACCGGCGAATCGACCGCCGACTGA
- a CDS encoding mechanosensitive ion channel family protein: MVQSLPAQAVQLPNWLQEPVAELITFVPRLIGAVVILLIGWVVGRFAARVVGRIADGIELDRMVLETPLGRILGGTEQAVSNAFGSLAKWFVYALAILAAANALAIPTLSEWISTAVSYLPAFIAGLLVIVLGFVVADFVGDVIERTRAATQTAYAGWFANGARMFLYFTAIVIGLDTMGIDVGILYVFARALAWGLAAAVAIGAGVAFGWGGKDYVSENIDGWMGRTSTVTPSEETRSESPRGSDRDTGSEPSAGPGAEDD; the protein is encoded by the coding sequence ATGGTACAATCTCTACCCGCACAGGCGGTACAGCTTCCGAACTGGCTGCAAGAGCCGGTCGCAGAACTGATAACGTTCGTTCCCCGGCTGATCGGGGCGGTGGTCATCCTCCTCATCGGCTGGGTCGTCGGCCGCTTCGCCGCGCGCGTCGTGGGACGCATCGCCGACGGCATCGAACTCGATCGGATGGTCCTCGAGACCCCGCTCGGGCGAATCCTCGGCGGCACCGAACAGGCCGTCTCGAACGCGTTCGGGTCGTTGGCGAAGTGGTTCGTCTACGCACTCGCGATCCTCGCGGCGGCGAACGCGCTGGCGATCCCGACGCTCTCGGAGTGGATCTCGACGGCGGTGTCGTACCTGCCGGCGTTCATCGCCGGCCTGCTCGTCATCGTCCTCGGATTCGTCGTCGCGGACTTCGTCGGCGACGTGATCGAACGGACTCGAGCCGCGACGCAGACGGCCTACGCGGGCTGGTTCGCGAACGGCGCACGGATGTTCCTGTACTTCACGGCGATCGTCATCGGCCTCGACACGATGGGGATCGACGTCGGCATCCTCTACGTCTTCGCCAGAGCGCTCGCGTGGGGACTGGCGGCCGCGGTGGCCATCGGTGCCGGCGTCGCCTTCGGCTGGGGCGGCAAGGACTACGTCTCCGAGAACATCGACGGCTGGATGGGCCGGACGAGTACGGTCACGCCGTCCGAAGAGACCCGAAGCGAGAGTCCGCGCGGCAGCGACCGCGATACGGGCTCCGAACCGAGCGCCGGACCGGGTGCAGAGGACGACTAG
- the samp2 gene encoding ubiquitin-like small modifier protein SAMP2, translated as MRVTVDVKGEDTHEFALEDVPTDPAAESNGPPTYADLLSEVDLSPHEVSVLVDGRPVPEDQPVDADHVTVLRLIKGG; from the coding sequence ATGCGCGTCACCGTGGACGTCAAAGGCGAAGACACCCACGAGTTCGCCCTCGAGGACGTTCCCACCGATCCAGCCGCGGAGTCGAACGGGCCGCCGACGTACGCCGACCTCCTTTCCGAAGTCGATCTCAGCCCCCACGAGGTGTCCGTTCTCGTGGACGGCCGCCCCGTTCCGGAGGATCAGCCGGTCGACGCCGACCACGTCACCGTGCTTCGATTGATCAAGGGCGGGTAA
- a CDS encoding replication factor C small subunit — protein MSEADAETAESTPGRTEVWIEKYRPETLDDIKGHEDIIPRLSQYVEQDDLPHLMLGGPAGTGKTTASQAVAREIYGSDWRDNFLELNASDQRGIDVVRDRIKNFARSSFGGYDYRIIFLDEADALTSDAQSALRRTMEQFSHNTRFILSCNYSSQIIDPIQSRCAVFRFTELSESAIEAQVREIAENEDIDVTDDGVDALVYAAAGDMRKAINGLQAAAVMGDTVDEESVFAITATARPEEVEQMVEQAIDGDFTAARSTLETLLMDRGLAGGDVIDQLHRSAWEFDLSEDATVRLLERLGEVDYRITEGANERLQLEAMLAALALENEA, from the coding sequence ATGAGCGAGGCCGACGCCGAGACCGCGGAGTCGACGCCGGGACGGACCGAAGTCTGGATCGAGAAGTACCGTCCCGAAACCCTCGACGACATCAAGGGCCACGAAGACATCATCCCGCGGCTCTCTCAGTACGTCGAGCAGGACGACCTGCCGCACCTCATGCTTGGGGGCCCAGCCGGTACCGGGAAAACCACTGCCTCACAGGCCGTAGCGCGCGAAATATACGGAAGCGACTGGCGAGATAACTTCCTCGAACTGAATGCTTCCGATCAGCGCGGGATCGACGTCGTCCGCGACCGAATCAAGAACTTCGCCCGCTCGAGTTTCGGCGGCTACGACTACCGGATCATCTTCCTGGACGAGGCCGACGCGCTGACTTCCGACGCTCAGTCCGCGCTCCGCCGGACGATGGAGCAGTTCTCCCATAACACCCGATTTATCCTCTCGTGTAACTACTCGAGCCAGATCATCGACCCGATTCAGTCCCGCTGTGCGGTGTTTCGCTTCACCGAACTCTCCGAATCTGCGATCGAAGCGCAGGTTCGCGAAATCGCCGAAAACGAGGACATCGACGTGACCGACGACGGCGTCGACGCGCTGGTCTACGCGGCCGCGGGCGACATGCGAAAGGCGATCAACGGCCTGCAGGCCGCGGCGGTGATGGGCGACACCGTCGACGAGGAAAGCGTCTTCGCGATCACGGCGACGGCCCGCCCCGAGGAGGTCGAGCAGATGGTCGAGCAGGCCATCGACGGCGACTTCACCGCCGCTCGCTCGACGCTCGAGACGCTGCTGATGGACCGCGGTCTCGCGGGCGGCGACGTCATCGATCAGCTTCACCGCTCGGCCTGGGAGTTCGACCTCTCGGAGGACGCCACCGTGCGACTGCTCGAGCGACTCGGCGAGGTCGACTACCGCATCACGGAGGGTGCGAACGAGCGACTGCAACTCGAGGCGATGCTGGCGGCGCTGGCACTCGAGAACGAGGCCTGA
- a CDS encoding GNAT family N-acetyltransferase, with protein MYTRTATSEDALEVRRILDAAMLEPGDVEGRIDANDVFVAGDRRPATRARADRAGSARIDKTSRAESGESTQTGRDESANADERILGTIVLEPLEDVAEGFEGAGDSAHIGAIGVRRRHRGQGIGRALVERALEREGRLTAHFDAGVRPFYDSLEFSIEPIDDERYRGSLEESR; from the coding sequence ATGTACACCCGTACTGCGACCAGCGAGGACGCCCTCGAGGTCCGGCGGATTCTCGACGCGGCGATGCTCGAGCCCGGCGACGTCGAAGGACGAATCGACGCGAACGACGTCTTCGTCGCGGGGGATCGCCGGCCAGCGACCCGCGCTCGCGCTGACCGCGCCGGATCGGCACGGATCGACAAGACCTCGAGAGCTGAGAGTGGTGAGTCGACACAAACAGGACGCGACGAATCAGCGAACGCCGACGAGCGAATCCTCGGAACGATCGTCCTCGAGCCGCTCGAAGACGTCGCGGAGGGGTTCGAAGGCGCTGGGGACAGCGCACACATCGGTGCGATCGGCGTTCGACGGCGACACCGCGGCCAGGGAATCGGACGGGCGCTGGTCGAGCGTGCCCTCGAGCGCGAGGGCCGGTTGACCGCCCACTTCGACGCCGGGGTTCGGCCGTTCTACGACTCGCTCGAGTTCTCGATTGAGCCGATCGACGACGAGCGGTATCGGGGCTCGCTCGAGGAATCGCGCTGA
- a CDS encoding DUF1467 domain-containing protein, which yields MRPTIPARSTLSLAVSAGVVALGVAVNDGFAPSLRTVLALAITAVGLFGIGIVVRDRSLESLRLAAGQFWAGAFVAFLPYGLATSPNSEAAAALGDAFAGPLAFVALEAVAGAGVLCATLVTVLYAFASYGIYPGRPTPEERVLERQRNE from the coding sequence ATGCGTCCCACAATCCCTGCGCGGTCGACGCTCTCTCTCGCAGTTTCGGCCGGAGTCGTCGCCCTCGGCGTCGCGGTTAACGACGGATTTGCGCCCTCGCTTCGAACGGTTCTCGCGCTCGCGATCACCGCCGTCGGACTCTTCGGTATCGGAATCGTCGTCCGCGACCGCTCGCTCGAGTCCCTTCGGCTCGCCGCGGGCCAGTTCTGGGCGGGCGCGTTCGTGGCGTTTCTCCCCTACGGGCTGGCGACCTCCCCGAACAGCGAGGCGGCGGCGGCACTCGGCGATGCGTTCGCCGGGCCGCTCGCGTTCGTCGCGCTCGAGGCCGTCGCCGGGGCGGGGGTCCTCTGTGCGACCCTAGTAACGGTTCTTTATGCGTTCGCGAGTTACGGTATCTATCCGGGGCGACCGACGCCCGAAGAACGCGTGCTCGAGCGCCAGCGAAACGAGTAG